The Narcine bancroftii isolate sNarBan1 chromosome 6, sNarBan1.hap1, whole genome shotgun sequence genome window below encodes:
- the LOC138737394 gene encoding uncharacterized protein: MHTEYVISVFAKGKGMEGSKISHTLGHIHAKISSSIHFMHLSRSPTIVSPSTPTPVSPFRTPTTTPENLFQVRIPTHDSPFQTPTPARSRLPPPPDSPFQTLISTPGSPFQTPTTTPGSLFQTPIPTPDSLFQTPIPTRQPVPDTYNYPCLYQAPIATPDSLYQAPITTPDSPFHPPLPNTAFSRHPPLPASPFQAPIPTPDSPFQTPNPTPDSPFRFPPHPTHSVPESHPYPTQPIPDSHPYPTQPVKDTQPYPMQPIPDIHLYPTQPVPDSQPYPMEPVPDTRHSPLPHTTCCRHPPYTTQPIADTLPCTTQPVPDTHHYS, from the exons ATGCACACAGAGTATGTTATATCAGTGTTCGCCAAGGGGAAGGGCATGGAAGGCAGCAAGATCTCTCATACTCTCGGCCACATTCATGCCAAGAT ATCCTCCTCCATCCACTTTATGCATCTGTCCAGAAGCCCCACTATTGTATctccttccacccccacccctgttaGCCCATTCCGGACACCCACCACTACCCCTGAAAACCTGTTCCAGGTACGCATCCCCACCCATGACAGTCCGTTCCAGACTCCCACACCTG CCCGTTCCAGACTCCCACCCCCACCCGACAGCCCGTTCCAGACTCTCATCTCCACCCCTGGTAGCccgttccagacacccaccactacccctggcagcctgttccagactCCCATCCCCACCCCTGACAGTCTGTTCCAGACACCCATCCCCACCCGACAGCCTGTTCCAGACACCTACAACTACCCCTG CCTGTACCAGGCACCCATCGCCACCCCCGACAGCCTGTACCAGGCACCCATCACCACCCCCGACAGCCCGTTCCACCCACCCTTACCCAACACTGCCTTTTCTAGACACCCACCCCTACCcgccagcccattccaggcacccatcccTACCCCTGacagcccattccagacacccaacCCTACCCCTGACAGCCCATTCCGATTCCCACCCCATCCCACGCATTCCGTTCCAGAATCCCACCCCTACCCCACGCAGCCCATTCCAGACTCCCATCCCTACCCCACGCAACCTGTTAAAGACACCCAGCCCTACCCCATGCAGCCCATTCCAGACATCCACCTCTACCCCACGCAGCCCGTTCCAGACTCCCAACCCTACCCCATGGAGCCTGTTCCAGACACCAGACACTCACCCCTACCCCACACAACCTGTTGCAGACACCCACCCTACACCACACAGCCCATTGCAGACACCCTTCCTTGCACAACGCAGCCCGTTCCGGACACCCACCACTACTCCTGA